From a single Schistosoma mansoni strain Puerto Rico chromosome 4, complete genome genomic region:
- a CDS encoding putative spag6 — translation MSHRRILQDFEQYQKSRTKFVQTVAELAVQPQNIEVLQNLGVLSLLRPLLLDTVPTIQQTAAIALGRLANHRKDLAEVIVKGDILPQLVYSLAQQNRFYKRAAAFVLKSIAKHSAELSQSIVDCGALDALTVCLEEFDPAVKEGAACAIGCIAKHSAELSQAVVDAGAIPLLVLCIQEPEISLKRATACTLAEITKHTADLAQSVVDAGAIAHLAQLVLNQDSLLKRQVFAALSTIAKHSVDLAELVVEAEIFPAALVCLKDVDEIVRKNCGNLVKEIVKHTPELSQLIVNCGGIAAIVDQIGDTKGFTCLPGVMSLGYIAAHSETLAMAVIVSNGVLQLKCVLIRESSEEIQAASAWALGQIGRHSPEHAKAIAQADVLQNLLECYLKPNASEDLKAKTKKALKLIIQKCINLEALEPLLQKAPPSILKHAVAQFSKVLPHDSRARRWFVASGGLKKIQELKDDNEGLLSEYINAINNCYPEEVVRYYSPGYAETLMERVEAYQIPI, via the exons ATGAGCCACCGTCGGATACTACAAG ACTTTGAGCAGTATCAAAAGTCTAGAACTAAATTTGTACAAACTGTTGCCGAGCTTGCTGTTCAGCCACAAAATATTGAGGTTCTGCAGAATTTAGGGGTATTGTCTTTACTGAGACCGCTTTTACTTGATACGGTACCCACAATTCAACAAACAGCGGCTATAGCATTAGGACGTCTAGCTAATCATCGAAAAGATTTAGCAGAAGTTATTGTCAAGGGTGATATCCTACCTCAACTTGTTTATTCTCTAGCTCAACAGAAC AGATTTTATAAAAGAGCAGCCGCATTTGTACTAAAGTCGATTGCCAAACACTCCGCTGAACTTTCACAAAGTATCGTAGACTGTGGAGCTTTGGATGCACTCACTGTTTGTTTGGAGGAATTCGATCCTGCTGTAAAAGAGGGCGCTGCATGTGCAATAGGATGTATAGCTAAGCACTCAGCCGAGTTGTCTCAGGCAGTTGTAGATGCAGGTGCTATTCCACTGCTCGTATTGTGCATTCAAGAACCCGAAATAAGTCTTAAAAGAGCAACTGCATGTACACTAGCTGAAATAACAAAACATACAGCTGATCTTGCTCAATCGGTTGTTGATGCTGGAGCGATCGCTCATCTTGCACAGCTTGTACTAAATCAAGATTCACTACTTAAG CGCCAAGTATTCGCCGCTTTGTCAACAATCGCTAAACATTCTGTGGACCTGGCGGAGCTGGTAGTTGAAGCCGAAATATTTCCAGCTGCATTGGTGTGCCTTAAGGACGTGGATGAAATTGTTAGAAAAAACTGCGGCAATCTAGTCAAGGAAATAGTCAAACATACACCGGAACTCAGCCAATTGATTGTTAACTGCGGCGGAATAGCTGCGATAGTCGACCAGATTGGGGATACCAAAGGATTCACATGTCTACCAGGTGTTATGAGTCTGGGATATATAGCTGCTCATTCCGAAACCTTAGCAATGGCTGTGATAGTTTCAAAC GGTGTTTTACAATTAAAATGTGTACTCATAAGGGAATCGAGCGAGGAGATACAAGCTGCCTCAGCATGGGCTCTTGGTCAAATCGGTCGCCATTCCCCTGAACATGCGAAAGCCATAGCTCAAGCTGACGTACTGCAGAACTTGTTGGAGTGCTATCTAAAGCCAAATGCTTCAGAGGATCTTAAAGCAAAG ACCAAAAAGGCGCTGAAGCTAATAATTCAGAAGTGCATCAATTTAGAGGCACTAGAACCTTTATTACAAAAAGCACCTCCAAGTATCTTGAAACATGCAGTTGCACAGTTTAGCAAAGTGCTGCCACATGATAGCAGAGCACGTCGATGGTTTGTGGCATCTGGAGGTCTTAAAAAAATACAGGAGCTAAAGGATGACAACGAAGGCTTGTTGTCAGAGTACATTAATGCTATAAACAACTGCTATCCAGAAGAGGTTGTACGTTATTACTCCCCAGGTTATGCCGAAACATTGATGGAGCGTGTAGAAGCATACCAAATACCAATTTGA